The sequence CGACCCCAAGCCATGGCCTCGACCTTGATCCTTTTCGCTCTTCTCATGGAAGGGGCCGACCGCATGGGCGCCAAGAAAGGCTCTCTCAATGAGATGACGCTGCGCCAAGCCGTCGGCATGGGCCTGGCGCAAGCCCTGGCCGTGGTGCCGGGGGTCTCCCGCTCGGGCGCGACCTTGACCGCCGGGCTGTTCCTGGGCTTAACCCCCGCGGCCGCGGCCCGCTTTTCCTTTCTGATGGCGGCTCCCATCATTTTCGGGGCCGGCGTCTTCAAGCTGAGGCATTTCTCCGCCGGCGATATGAGCGGCCCATTTTTCTTGTCGGTGGGCGTGTCCGCGCTCATGGGCTGGGCCTGCATTGGATTCTTCCTCAATCAACTGCCGCGTTGGCGCCTGCGCCCCTATGTGGTCTACAGAGTCCTGTTGGGGCTCTTGATCCTGGGCTTAACTTAGGGGTCGCGTCATAATAATATGAGCCATTTGGAGGCTCGGATTTGAGGCAAGTTCGAGGCGCGAGGAGGGAGCATAGCGGTAGCTATGTGACCGACGAGCAACGATGAAGTTGGCCAAAGACGAGCCTCCCCCGATGGGGGCCAGGGCACTATTGGGCTGCGACTTCGTCTCTCGTCGCTCACATACCGCTGCGGGTATGCTCGCTCCTCCATCCTCGTCTCGCTCCAACATCGCCCTGGCAAATGGCTCATATTATTATGACGCGACCCCTTAATTCCAGGCCTTGGGAGGGGCCGCCAGTCCGGGCAGGGCTTGTTGGCGCCAGGCCCCCCCCCTCTTGCCGGAGGATTTCAACTTCTCGCGGATGTTCTTGAGCAGGGGATAGGCTTTATCGCCGGGGCAATCCGTGGCGAGGTAATCCCGGTGGCCGAGGAGATTGGCGGGCTCGATGCGGCGGTTGATGTCCAGAAGATAGCGGGCCAGGTCCAGGATGGCCTTGAGCTGGGCGGGAGAGACCGCGTCATTTTTTGGAGCGTGGTAGGTCCCGAGCAGGGCGATTCCGATGTTTCCCAGATTGTCGTCCTCCACATGGGCGCCGATGGCGTCCTGGGGCCGTCCCTGGAGGATGCGGCCCTCGGAATCTATCAAGAAGTGATAGCCGATGTCTTTCCAGCCCCGCCCGAACTGGTGGAAATCCTGGATGAAGCGCGCTTCCCTGAAGGTGTCCTCCTCGGCGCGGGTTTGGATGCCGGCGGTATGGTGCAAAGTGATGCGCCAGGGAACATGCGGCTCGTACGCGCCCGAGGGCGCGCGCGCGCCCCATTCCGAGCGCAAATAAATGCGGGGCCTCACGGCGCGCCGCCGAGCAGGCCGGGAAAGCTTCTTGCCCGGCCCCGCGGGCGGCTCCGTCCCGGCGATGAAGACCTCGACGCCGAAAATCTCAAGGCGTTCGAAGGACTGTCCTTGGCCGACTGCGCGGATACGTAGGGGGCCCGGCCCCAGTTGCATAGGGGCCTTGGCCCAGAAGCGGCCGTCCGGGAAGCGCCTGAGGTCGGCTTTGACCCATGCAGACCAGATTCCTTCGGCGCGCCGGGAGACCTCGAACGTCGGCGCGGGCTCGGAGCAAATTCCATGGAATAAAACGGTGTTCCATGGCCGAGGGATCGGATCGCTTTCTGGGGTTTCGTAGATTACCTTCCCCGGAACTGAGGGGCCGAGGCTTTTGCCGAGCGGGACACGAGCCCCGCCACCGAAGTTCACCGTGTCGCCCAAATCCAGGGCCAGGCAAGGCAGGGAAAGGCAAACGGCAGCCGTTAAGCTAGCGGCGGCAGATTTCTTCCACATCGGCGATCTCCTTGGCCACGCCGGTCAGATTGAGGGGAGGACCCTCTTCTTGGATCACGATGTCGTCCTCGATGCGCACGCCGCCGAAATTAAGGAAGCTATCGGCCTTTTCGAAGTC is a genomic window of Elusimicrobiota bacterium containing:
- a CDS encoding undecaprenyl-diphosphate phosphatase gives rise to the protein MSYWQALVYGMLQGATEFLPVSSSAHLALLPWLLGWRDPGLSFDVALHMGTLAALMAYFRHDWVCMASGVFSRDGGVARRNFVLLVLASIPAALAGVFLEAQAEVAFRRPQAMASTLILFALLMEGADRMGAKKGSLNEMTLRQAVGMGLAQALAVVPGVSRSGATLTAGLFLGLTPAAAARFSFLMAAPIIFGAGVFKLRHFSAGDMSGPFFLSVGVSALMGWACIGFFLNQLPRWRLRPYVVYRVLLGLLILGLT
- a CDS encoding N-acetylmuramoyl-L-alanine amidase; translated protein: MWKKSAAASLTAAVCLSLPCLALDLGDTVNFGGGARVPLGKSLGPSVPGKVIYETPESDPIPRPWNTVLFHGICSEPAPTFEVSRRAEGIWSAWVKADLRRFPDGRFWAKAPMQLGPGPLRIRAVGQGQSFERLEIFGVEVFIAGTEPPAGPGKKLSRPARRRAVRPRIYLRSEWGARAPSGAYEPHVPWRITLHHTAGIQTRAEEDTFREARFIQDFHQFGRGWKDIGYHFLIDSEGRILQGRPQDAIGAHVEDDNLGNIGIALLGTYHAPKNDAVSPAQLKAILDLARYLLDINRRIEPANLLGHRDYLATDCPGDKAYPLLKNIREKLKSSGKRGGAWRQQALPGLAAPPKAWN